The genome window CTCTGTTTCTCTTTTTATAgtcattgtttctttttgaacCGGTTTCTATTTTTGTAGGATCCCAATGCGTTATTCATGCAATGTTGTGAGCAAAGAGGTCTACCAGATGCATGTCTTCAGAAATGTACATTCAATACTTACACTAAGGAATCggtaatttatcaaaactaaTTCAAACATCttaaatatcaatttcagTTAACCCGTATGTACTTCCGTCAAGATTCATGCCCATTAGCTGCTTCTGCCGAAATTCAATTCTGTGCCGCTCAAGGAAGAGATCATCGTGCATGCTGTACAAGAAACGGTGTCACGACTACACTTGCTGGTGACAAATGTTTAACATTCTGTGATCAGAGACCTGGAAACGTGACACTTCTTGACTATTCCTACGTATCTTGCTACGATCGTTTTGAGAATATGAAATCGTGCTTCTGGCATGATGCTGCTGAAAGATCTAGAAAATATTAGaagaattttagttttaaattttcagccattgtCTTTGTGTCTGTATAATATATATTTATCGACGCGTTCCCACACGTCATCACCTTCATATTTTAATCCATTCTTTCacaaccaaaaataaataaataaattactgAAATACATAAGTAACTACACAAGTATCAGTCTATTTACAAATCAAACGTGTTATAAATTGTTGTAGCTGTTCAACTGACGAAAATTTGAGCGATATCGTCGTGCTCATAGATTCTTTTGGTGAATGTGTCGGTGATCCGTATTCCTGATATGCTTTGAATTCCTACAGTAACCGGGAAAACGTTGAGAGAGAAGTCGACATGTTGTGAAGGAGGAAGTTGTCCGAGAGAGACTCCGGATGGTGAACAGAAAACAAGATGACGATTCGATGGTTGTTCAAGTCGAAGTTGTAGATCAAGTGctctttctctgaaaattagaaattacattcaaatatttttaatgaaaatattattaaccagacgaaaaaatttcgtgattttccaccaaaaatatGGTACCCGATTttgacacgacaattttttgttaaatgcgaaaagggagtgcgcctttaaaaagtactgtagttcTTTCGCTTCTTTCGCTGTAACTTTCGTTGCTGTGgaattttaatcga of Caenorhabditis elegans chromosome II contains these proteins:
- the dbd-7 gene encoding DB domain-containing protein (Confirmed by transcript evidence), which translates into the protein MTSSILSYALLFASFWHSASSCVASGTCGLGPCFNPLPALPSPCASAGCGPGFSCGSYGCYRTKARVHAAGTHQGPILFGADRFSQFRRQQPPPSQQASDPNALFMQCCEQRGLPDACLQKCTFNTYTKESLTRMYFRQDSCPLAASAEIQFCAAQGRDHRACCTRNGVTTTLAGDKCLTFCDQRPGNVTLLDYSYVSCYDRFENMKSCFWHDAAERSRKY